In the genome of Gloeotrichia echinulata CP02, one region contains:
- the mreD gene encoding rod shape-determining protein MreD yields MKIPAFGGKRQKKPKSPGRKSQLPIKPLARWHPRTRQLLNWTITVGSVLLCLLLLPSRLPGMELLGIGPNWLLIWVVSWSVKRSVFAGAFAGIVLGLLQDAMTSPDPTHAVSLGIVGMLTSVIQKQRFIQEDFISIALIVFVMAILSETIFGLQLTFTGDGYGGQSIRKFEDIWTYYQRVALASAILSSLWAPVVYYPLNRWWQQIKLLEQS; encoded by the coding sequence ATGAAAATTCCGGCATTTGGTGGCAAAAGGCAAAAAAAGCCAAAATCGCCAGGGCGCAAATCCCAACTTCCAATTAAGCCTTTGGCTCGTTGGCATCCGCGCACACGTCAGCTGCTAAATTGGACAATAACAGTTGGGTCTGTATTGTTATGTTTGCTGTTGTTACCATCGCGCTTGCCAGGTATGGAATTATTGGGAATTGGACCCAACTGGCTGTTAATTTGGGTGGTTTCTTGGAGTGTGAAACGTAGCGTCTTTGCCGGCGCATTTGCTGGTATAGTTCTGGGGCTACTTCAAGATGCCATGACTTCACCTGACCCTACTCATGCCGTGAGTCTAGGGATAGTGGGAATGTTAACTAGTGTGATTCAGAAGCAGCGGTTTATCCAAGAAGATTTTATTTCTATTGCCTTAATTGTCTTTGTGATGGCAATTTTATCAGAAACTATTTTTGGGTTGCAATTGACTTTCACTGGCGATGGCTACGGCGGGCAAAGCATACGCAAATTTGAAGATATCTGGACATATTATCAGCGTGTGGCTCTGGCTTCTGCTATTCTCAGTAGTCTGTGGGCACCTGTGGTTTATTATCCCCTAAATCGTTGGTGGCAGCAGATAAAATTATTAGAACAATCTTAA
- a CDS encoding single-stranded DNA-binding protein, which produces MSINVVTLVGRVGSDPDIKYFESGSVKCRLTLAVNRRSRNRDEPDWFTLELWDKTAEVAGNYVRKGSLIGIKGSLKFDTWSDRTTGANRSTPIIRVDQLELLGSKRDGDGAGADYSSEHF; this is translated from the coding sequence ATGAGTATCAATGTTGTCACCCTCGTTGGTCGTGTAGGCAGCGACCCTGATATTAAATATTTTGAATCTGGTAGTGTGAAATGTCGGTTAACATTAGCAGTCAACCGCCGATCGCGTAATCGAGATGAACCTGATTGGTTCACTTTGGAACTATGGGACAAAACAGCGGAGGTAGCAGGTAATTATGTCCGTAAAGGAAGCTTAATTGGCATCAAAGGTTCTTTAAAGTTTGACACATGGAGCGATCGCACCACTGGCGCAAACCGTTCTACACCCATTATCCGTGTAGACCAACTAGAATTATTAGGTTCCAAACGCGATGGTGATGGCGCAGGAGCAGATTATTCCTCAGAACATTTCTAA
- a CDS encoding rod shape-determining protein, whose protein sequence is MGIDLGTANTLVYVSGKGIVLQEPSVVAIDQNEKIALAVGEDAKKMLGRTPGNVVALRPLRDGVIADFDTAELMLKHFIQRVNEGRTVISPRIVIGIPSGVTGVERRAVMDAASQAGAREVFLIDEPVAAAIGAGLPVAEPTGNMIIDIGGGTTEVAVLSLQGTVISESVRIAGDELTEAIIQYMKKVHNLVIGERTAEDIKIKIGSAYPTNEDSDAMMEVRGLHLLSGLPRTVTIKGPEIRESMLEPLSVIIEAVKRTLERTPPELAADIIDRGIMLAGGGALLKGIDTLISHETGIVTHIAADPLSCVVLGTGRVLENFKQLERVFSGRSRHM, encoded by the coding sequence ATGGGTATCGACCTTGGTACCGCTAACACTCTCGTTTACGTATCTGGTAAAGGTATTGTACTCCAAGAACCTTCGGTAGTTGCCATAGATCAAAATGAAAAAATTGCTTTGGCAGTAGGAGAAGATGCCAAAAAAATGCTCGGACGCACACCAGGCAATGTTGTTGCCCTCCGCCCCTTGCGCGATGGTGTAATCGCTGATTTTGATACCGCCGAACTCATGCTGAAACACTTTATCCAGCGTGTCAACGAAGGCAGAACTGTAATTTCACCGCGAATTGTTATTGGGATTCCCAGTGGTGTCACAGGAGTAGAAAGACGGGCTGTGATGGATGCGGCTTCTCAAGCAGGGGCTAGAGAAGTTTTCTTGATTGATGAACCAGTCGCGGCGGCAATTGGTGCGGGTCTACCAGTGGCTGAACCGACTGGTAACATGATTATTGATATTGGTGGCGGTACAACTGAAGTGGCTGTATTGAGTCTCCAAGGTACGGTTATCAGTGAGTCGGTACGTATTGCCGGCGATGAACTGACTGAAGCGATCATCCAGTATATGAAGAAGGTTCATAACTTGGTGATTGGGGAAAGGACTGCTGAGGACATCAAGATCAAGATTGGCTCTGCCTATCCGACTAATGAGGATAGTGATGCCATGATGGAAGTCAGAGGCTTACATTTGCTTTCTGGTTTACCACGGACTGTCACCATCAAAGGACCTGAAATTCGTGAAAGTATGTTGGAACCGCTATCAGTAATTATCGAAGCAGTGAAGCGGACACTGGAACGCACACCTCCGGAATTGGCAGCAGATATTATTGACAGGGGCATTATGCTGGCTGGTGGTGGGGCTTTACTCAAAGGTATAGATACCTTAATTAGCCATGAAACGGGCATTGTCACACACATTGCGGCTGATCCTTTAAGCTGTGTGGTATTGGGAACTGGTCGTGTGTTAGAAAACTTCAAACAATTGGAACGGGTATTTAGCGGACGTTCTCGTCATATGTAA
- the mreC gene encoding rod shape-determining protein MreC, which produces MFTTRRRWDRRGLQIGLLALVIGSTWILRQTQGALLLEAYQAITRPLQMLQTGTSPEERLRDARLLELQTRIQDLESQNKKLQNLLGYIEKEPIASRPIQSRVVGRSADNWWQQITLNRGANSGIQEGYIVKAEGGLVGLVQSVTPNTSRVLLISDLKSQVGVTISRTAAKGVLRGDSSAEAVLEFYEKVPNVKVGDLVSTSTYSMKFPSGLAVGRIKSLDLKKLPASVAKVELFPPIRSLDWVSVYPKPENPETEIPTPANPQPAKQEPKKLN; this is translated from the coding sequence ATGTTTACCACACGTCGCAGGTGGGATCGCAGAGGCTTACAAATTGGGTTACTAGCGCTAGTCATAGGTAGTACCTGGATATTGAGACAGACTCAAGGGGCGCTGCTGCTGGAGGCATATCAAGCGATAACCCGTCCATTGCAAATGTTGCAAACTGGAACAAGTCCCGAAGAGCGTCTCCGGGATGCCCGATTATTAGAATTGCAAACGCGCATCCAAGATCTAGAAAGTCAAAATAAAAAGTTACAAAATTTATTAGGCTACATAGAAAAAGAACCAATCGCATCACGCCCAATTCAATCGCGGGTGGTGGGACGCAGCGCTGACAATTGGTGGCAGCAAATTACCCTCAATCGTGGTGCAAACTCAGGTATTCAGGAAGGCTACATAGTCAAAGCTGAAGGCGGTTTGGTGGGTCTGGTACAAAGTGTAACTCCTAATACTAGTCGTGTGTTACTCATTAGTGACCTCAAGAGTCAGGTGGGTGTAACAATTAGTCGCACAGCTGCAAAGGGTGTTTTGCGGGGAGATTCTTCAGCCGAAGCTGTACTGGAGTTTTATGAAAAAGTTCCTAATGTGAAGGTGGGAGATTTAGTTTCCACATCCACTTACAGTATGAAGTTTCCTTCAGGTTTGGCGGTAGGAAGAATCAAATCTTTGGATTTAAAGAAACTCCCAGCATCTGTAGCCAAAGTTGAACTATTCCCGCCGATTCGGTCCCTAGATTGGGTAAGTGTATACCCCAAACCAGAAAACCCAGAGACAGAAATTCCAACGCCGGCAAATCCACAGCCAGCAAAACAAGAGCCTAAAAAATTGAATTAG